A genomic segment from Salvelinus alpinus chromosome 8, SLU_Salpinus.1, whole genome shotgun sequence encodes:
- the LOC139583861 gene encoding prospero homeobox protein 1-like, protein MNPSLLDHSMHHFPSSTYPEDRAEHPPSFLHDNTYNSSTPPSFSRSSGGSLISMLLQKTIEREQTLQECSAAYYHPEAHISFSALTSPRLVDHHSSTSSKSSSTTMEPLSPASQASTGASPTRVSPTGAGSNQDWTLELGDRRQAKRARVENIIRGMAVSPPSPSVHCTDEGETTPTSDLQSETMENKQENKRKQRVPQHQDLLRTGGASGKNTDEGHNLKKQLQTMQRLLGQLQARFIQIYEYQTESQEDVSDGTFSTGVMEDDHQSTWNKGYPETEVFMDPYSEFNNGGPLDRGHLGWKNHKLTDYIHSNPDKEDQLLADILKYELSRAVNSSVDSIFKNISHTLFKSPQLHIKDGGMVETDNENMFLSSHEPASSSTHVDSMSRLPPCSKSGMAQQLPEIQTEALSLVVQKPASMTRPCSLNPTVKRPLHFHQPSLLYNHPTALQEDHQVLDNLKHNSFHHDTFGGLQCRPTTTGLPTPEMVDLMWDPVKVKSKVTSRPPRSPQVHHPIATGHNVLLDSLGLPHVKMEYGSFQSMVKRNSYVLNEGLTTHHLKKAKMMFFYTRYPSSNVLTTFFSDVQNVLTQIVCLFCVPNIQLTRCIMSQLIKWFSNFREFYYIQMEKFARQARVEGVNSVRDVAVRRDSELFRALNMHYNKANDFQVPDRFLEVAEITLQEFYISISLARDSDPSWKKAIYKVISKLDSDVPAEFKAPLTT, encoded by the exons ATGAACCCAAGCCTTCTGGACCACAGCATGCATCATTTCCCCAGCAGCACCTACCcagaggacagagcagagcatcctccctcctttctacaCGACAACACATACAACTCGTCcacccctccatccttctctcgcTCAAGCGGAGGATCCCTGATCTCTATGCTCCTACAGAAAACCATTGAGCGTGAACAGACCCTCCAGGAGTGCTCTGCTGCATATTACCACCCCGAAGCTCATATTTCCTTCTCTGCCTTGACGAGCCCTAGACTGGTGGATCATCACAGCAGCACTTCTTCCAAGAGCAGCAGCACCACCATGGAGCCTCTGTCTCCAGCCAGCCAGGCATCCACCGGGGCCAGCCCCACTAGAGTCAGCCCCACTGGAGCCGGGTCGAACCAGGACTGGACCCTGGAGCTGGGGGATAGACGCCAGGCGAAGCGTGCCAGAGTGGAGAACATCATCAGAGGCATGGCAGTCTCTCCTCCCAGTCCCAGTGTTCATTGTACAGATGAAGGAGAGACCACTCCTACCAGTGACCTTCAGAGTGAGACAATGGAAAACAAACAGGAGAACAAAAGGAAACAGAGGGTGCCGCAGCACCAGGACCTCCTGAGGACGGGGGGCGCTAGCGGAAAGAATACGGACGAAGGCCATAACCTGAAGAAGCAGCTTCAGACCATGCAGAGGCTCCTGGGTCAACTCCAGGCCAGGTTCATCCAGATCTATGAGTATCAGACTGAGTCTCAGGAGGACGTCAGTGATGGGACGTTTTCAACAGGTGTGATGGAGGACGACCACCAAAGTACTTGGAACAAAGGATACCCGGAGACAGAGGTGTTTATGGACCCTTACAGTGAGTTTAACAATGGAGGGCCTTTAGATAGAGGTCATCTGGGGTGGAAGAATCACAAGCTAACTGACTACATCCACTCAAACCCAGACAAAGAAGACCAACTCCTAGCAGATATTCTCAAGTATGAGCTCTCCAGAGCCGTAAACTCGAGCGTTGACTCGATTTTCAAAAacatatcacatacattattcaAGTCACCACAGCTACACATCAAGGATGGGGGAATGGTGGAAACAGACAATGAGAACATGTTCCTCAGCTCTCATGAACCAGCGTCATCATCCACCCATGTAGACAGCATGTCACGACTCCCCCCATGTTCCAAGAGTGGTATGGCCCAACAACTACCAGAGATTCAAACCGAGGCTCTATCTCTGGTTGTTCAAAAGCCTGCTTCAATGACTCGCCCATGTTCTCTAAACCCAACAGTGAAAAGGCCTCTCCATTTCCATCAGCCCTCACTCCTATACAACCACCCCACTGCTCTACAGGAAGACCACCAAGTACTGGATAACCTGAAACACAACAGCTTCCATCACGATACCTTCGGAGGGCTCCAGTGTAGACCTACTACCACGGGTCTACCTACCCCAGAGATGGTTGACTTAATGTGGGATCCGGTCAAAGTGAAGTCCAAGGTGACCTCCAGGCCACCCAGGAGTCCACAGGTTCACCACCCCATAGCCACAGGGCATAATGTGCTTCTGGATAGTCTCGGTCTCCCTCACGTTAAGATGGAGTATGGTAGCTTCCAGAGTATGGTGAAGAGGAACTCATATGTGCTGAAT GAGGGTCTGACCACACACCACCTGAAGAAAGCCAAGATGATGTTCTTCTATACTCGCTACCCTAGTTCTAACGTGCTCACAACCTTTTTCTCCGATGTCCAG AATGTACTTACCCAaattgtttgtttattttgtgtTCCCAATATACAGCTCACTCGCTGCATCATGTCCCAGCTGATTAAATGGTTCAGCAACTTCAGAGAGTTCTACTATATTCAGATGGAGAAGTTTGCCCGTCAGGCCCGAGTGGAAGGGGTTAACAGTGTGCGGGATGTAGCAGTGAGGAGAGACTCGGAGCTCTTCAGAGCCCTCAACATGCACTACAACAAGGCCAATGACTTTCAG GTCCCTGACAGGTTCCTGGAAGTGGCTGAGATTACACTACAGGAGTTTTACATCTCCATCTCCCTGGCCAGAGACTCAGACCCATCCTGGAAGAAAGCCATCTATAAGGTCATCAGTAAACTGGACAGTGACGTACCAGCTGAATTCAAAGCCCCCCTCACAACATAG